The Candidatus Methanoplasma cognatum genome contains the following window.
TTGCTGCGGACGCCATGTCGAATCTCGCGAACGTAGTGTCCGCGACGCCGATCGTTTTCATGTTCCGTCCTCCAGTTTCCTTATCTTTTGGATTATCCTTCGGGTGGCTGTAAGGTCTTCCGCGTACTCGGCGGCCCTGGTCACTATGATGTGTCCCAGACCGTGCTCCTCAAGCCCCTTCCTCAGGCCATTCTCGTCGAACGTCTGGTCGAATCCCAGAACTATGATATCGGGAGATATTTTCCTTACCGTGTCGAAGATATCCCCTCCTTTTCCGATTATGGCTTCGTCCACGGGTTTGAGATTTTCGACTATCTTCGCCCTCATACCCTCAGGGGTGATCGGCTCGTGTTTATTCTTCCTCACGGTCTCGTCGCATGCGACCACAACGATCAGCTCGTCGCCGAGGGCTTTGGCCTGCTGCAGATAGGATATATGCCCGGTATGGATAATATCGAACACTCCGGATGCCATCACTCTTACCATTTCATTACACGTCCGTTCCTGTCTTTTCCAAGAACTTTTCCCATGCCTCCATTATCTGCCCCCCTGCGACGAACTGCATATTGTTCTTCTTGGAATACTCCATCACTTTTTCTTTGGATTTCGATCTTCCGTCGTCACCGAGCATCTCGCAGATGGTCGCCGATGGCCTTACTCCCGCCATATACATCAGCGCTGTGCATAGTTCCGTATGCCCGTGTCTTGTTCTTAGTAATTTCGAGGAAGTGTTCAGAAGGTGCACATGGCCTGGAGCCCTAAAATGTTCTCCGAGGTCCTTTATCCTCTCCTCTGCCGGCGCGTCCCTGAAGATCGTGTCCGCATACTCTTTTATTGTGAACGCACGGTCGCCGTCGGTTATGCCCGTGTATGTCTTCCTGTGGTTTATCGTGATGCCGAATGATGATTTCGTATTGTCATAGGGTATGTCGTTCGGCGCCATCCTGCCTAACAGGGGGTAAGCTTCTCTGTTGTTCCAAAAGACGTCCGAAAGAAATGGAAGCCCCAGCTCTTTTGCCGTTCTGTTAGGCGTCGTGGTGCATATCAGGCCGCCGGCGTCGTTCCTCATCATCTTCAACGCATCCGCAGTAACGAATTCCGATGCGATCGTCATATCCGTTTCCCTCTCGCGGTCATCGAAGTCGTAGACTAGAACCATCTTTCCTTTTCTGATGTCTCCAAGCACGCCGCTTAGGCCGTTGTCCGGAACAAAGTTATCCATGTTACGATGACCGAATGCGTTTCCACTACTAAACAATTTGTAAAAAATAATTATATGGTAGGAATTTTTTTCAGCAACTGAGTTGCCATTTATCTCCCTCTTTTCGGACAGAATGACATATGAATACCCGCTTATGCCACCAGAATGTAATGCGGCGGGGAGGGCATTCCTCGTAAGCGGAAACTTGGCCGAATGTCACCATAAAATATATCTGGATACATATTTTATGAAGATAACCTTTATCCATAACTCATCTATCAATTTTTTTGATGGGGGTTTTTACCTTTAAATCAATAACCATAAAGAAATGCGTATTATTTGCATTTGTTGCAACGGTAATGGCAACTGCCACACTGACTGTTTTTGTTTCGGATGAAAGCGTCGGCGACCCGGAATTGGAATGGGACACTTCACTTCAGGCTGGCGATCTCGCCGCACTCAAAGCGGCCGTATCAGCCGCCGCTGACGGCGACCCCGTATCCATAGAACTGACTGCGGACATCGCCTTTGCCGCGGCGGCGGACATGATCACCGTGCCGGCAAATAAGATCATCAGGTTCACAAGCGCGGACGTTCCGGGTGCGCCCTTCACCATCGACGCGACCGGGCTAAACCGCGCGATCAGTGTAGCTGCGGGCGGTACGCTTTACCTCAGCGATATAACGATCACCGGCGGGAATGTTACAGGTACGAATCAGGGCGGCGGCGTTTACAATGAAGGTACGCTTATACTGAATTCGGGCGCAACGGTCTCTGGGAACAAAGCGGCTCAATACGGCGGCGGCATATATAATTCAAACATACTCACAGTTGACACAGGAGCGGTGATCTTTGGTAACACGGCCAATTATGGCGGCGGTGTTGCCAACCGCACCGCCGCCGCTGTGTTCACAATGAACGGCGGGGAGATCTACAGGAACACAGCTTCTTACGGCGGCGGAGTGTATAACTACGGCGGAACGTTCACAATGAAAAGTGGGGATATTTTCGGGCACACGACCGCCATTTACGGCGGCGGCGTGTACAACACGGGCACTTTCAATATGTCCCAGGGCGACGTTCCCTCCACGATCTACGGCAACATGGCCAGTGAAGGCGGCGGCGTACACAACTGCGAGGCCAGTGCCGAATTCAATCTCTCAGGAGGAGCGATCTTAGGCAACGCCGCCTCCTATACCGGCGGAGGCGTGAACAACGAAGACCGCGCCAAAATCAACATGTCCGGGGGGACCATCTCCGGCAACACAGCCATATTGGGCGGCACATCGTCAGGCTTCGGCGGCGGCATATGCAACTGGAGGGGCGCCGTCGCGATGAGCGGGGGTGAGATCTCCTGGAACGAAGCCCGTTTCGGCGGAGGCGTGTTCAACTACCTCACCAACGTCTTCGACATGTCCGGCAACGCCCTCATATCCAATAACAAAGGGCTGCTGTACCAGTACAGCAGCGGCGGAGGCGTGTATAACTATGGCCTGTTCACCATGTACGACAATGCGGCCATCATAGACAATTCCGCGACGTGGGGAGGAGGTGTCTTCAACGAGTATAACACATTCACCATGGAAAGCGGCAAGATCGCGGGCAATTCCGGTGTCAGCGGCAACGGGGGAGGTATTTATGTCAACAACAGCGTCGATCCCTATTCCAATGTCAGGATCAATGGCGGCACCATATCGGGCAACACCACCTCGGCAAACGGAGGCGGCATCTGGATATCTCACGCCGACCTCAACAAGGTCAGCGTAGCGCCTGGAGTCATATTCTCGGATAACAGCGCGGCCACAGCATATTCCAGAAGTCCTGCGGATGATGGCCTCTATAGCTTTCAAATAGGCACTGACGGCGAAGGGGTCACTTGGACGGACCCGTTCACTCAAGGCTATAACAACTTCGACATCGGCTATATCGGCGTCAACAGGCTTGTGATCGTCACCTTTATGCAGAACCATTCTGACACGGATGATACCGTTTTCAAAAAGGCAACGGTCGGAATAAACACTGCCATCGGCGCGCAGATGCCTAATGACCCGGTCATGGCCGGTTATGAGTTCACAGAGTGGAATGCATTAAGGGACGGCAGCGGGATCATTTACACCGATCTGAACCCTGTGATCACCGCAGACACAGTTGTTTTTGCCCAGTGGGCACAATTGCCGCCTCCGCCTACACCGCCTACTCCGCCGACCACAGTGAGATACACCGTCACCTATGACGGTAACGGCAACACTTCCGGTACGGCTCCTGTAGATAATAACACATACTCAAGCGCCGAGTTCGTCGCCGTCCTCGGACAGGGCGATCTGGTAAAAGCAGATCATGCCTTCTTGGGCTGGGCGGCCAACAAGAACTCTGCCGTAGCCACACATTCTCCCGGCAGCAGTTTCCGCATCTATTACAACATTACTCTCTACACCGTATGGGAAAGGGACGATATGCACACGGTCACCTTCATTGACTGGGACGACACCGTGCTCAAAGCGGAGAAGGTACCCCACGGCGGTAGCGCCACCGCACCCGGCGAACCCTCACGCGAAGGCTATATCTTTGCCGGCTGGGACAAGCCGTTCGATCATATCACGTCAGATCTGGTCGTCAAGGCCCTGTATGAAGGGCATATAGGTTCGCCCCAAGAACAGGGAAAGGGAGAATGGGCCTTACTGAACCTGATACTGGCTTTGATCGGTATTTTCGTTGCCGTCGTTGCCGCTGTTTATAAAATAAAGAGAAAAGGGGAAAGAAAAGGCATACACAACGAGGCCGCACTGTTCACGGAGCGCAGTTTCGCTTGGATCTTCGTTGCGGTGATAGCCGCTATCGCAGGCATAGTGTTCTTCTTCGTCACGGAGGACATGAGGCTTCCCATGACCTTTGTTGACAAGTGGACCGTCATCAGCATCCTGATCTTCATCGCTGTGATCACCGCCGCGGCGGCGGCCCTCTGGAGCGGAGGCCACAG
Protein-coding sequences here:
- a CDS encoding InlB B-repeat-containing protein, with amino-acid sequence MATATLTVFVSDESVGDPELEWDTSLQAGDLAALKAAVSAAADGDPVSIELTADIAFAAAADMITVPANKIIRFTSADVPGAPFTIDATGLNRAISVAAGGTLYLSDITITGGNVTGTNQGGGVYNEGTLILNSGATVSGNKAAQYGGGIYNSNILTVDTGAVIFGNTANYGGGVANRTAAAVFTMNGGEIYRNTASYGGGVYNYGGTFTMKSGDIFGHTTAIYGGGVYNTGTFNMSQGDVPSTIYGNMASEGGGVHNCEASAEFNLSGGAILGNAASYTGGGVNNEDRAKINMSGGTISGNTAILGGTSSGFGGGICNWRGAVAMSGGEISWNEARFGGGVFNYLTNVFDMSGNALISNNKGLLYQYSSGGGVYNYGLFTMYDNAAIIDNSATWGGGVFNEYNTFTMESGKIAGNSGVSGNGGGIYVNNSVDPYSNVRINGGTISGNTTSANGGGIWISHADLNKVSVAPGVIFSDNSAATAYSRSPADDGLYSFQIGTDGEGVTWTDPFTQGYNNFDIGYIGVNRLVIVTFMQNHSDTDDTVFKKATVGINTAIGAQMPNDPVMAGYEFTEWNALRDGSGIIYTDLNPVITADTVVFAQWAQLPPPPTPPTPPTTVRYTVTYDGNGNTSGTAPVDNNTYSSAEFVAVLGQGDLVKADHAFLGWAANKNSAVATHSPGSSFRIYYNITLYTVWERDDMHTVTFIDWDDTVLKAEKVPHGGSATAPGEPSREGYIFAGWDKPFDHITSDLVVKALYEGHIGSPQEQGKGEWALLNLILALIGIFVAVVAAVYKIKRKGERKGIHNEAALFTERSFAWIFVAVIAAIAGIVFFFVTEDMRLPMTFVDKWTVISILIFIAVITAAAAALWSGGHRVFRQNSSIEGKGRAKSGSPYSFTVKGGYAGAVSYRIGEEGQWKLAFPDGNGTYTLPGEEVSDAVYLENHP
- a CDS encoding adenylyltransferase/cytidyltransferase family protein, yielding MVRVMASGVFDIIHTGHISYLQQAKALGDELIVVVACDETVRKNKHEPITPEGMRAKIVENLKPVDEAIIGKGGDIFDTVRKISPDIIVLGFDQTFDENGLRKGLEEHGLGHIIVTRAAEYAEDLTATRRIIQKIRKLEDGT
- the ribB gene encoding 3,4-dihydroxy-2-butanone-4-phosphate synthase, with the translated sequence MDNFVPDNGLSGVLGDIRKGKMVLVYDFDDRERETDMTIASEFVTADALKMMRNDAGGLICTTTPNRTAKELGLPFLSDVFWNNREAYPLLGRMAPNDIPYDNTKSSFGITINHRKTYTGITDGDRAFTIKEYADTIFRDAPAEERIKDLGEHFRAPGHVHLLNTSSKLLRTRHGHTELCTALMYMAGVRPSATICEMLGDDGRSKSKEKVMEYSKKNNMQFVAGGQIMEAWEKFLEKTGTDV